The following proteins are encoded in a genomic region of Haemorhous mexicanus isolate bHaeMex1 chromosome 11, bHaeMex1.pri, whole genome shotgun sequence:
- the SLMAP gene encoding sarcolemmal membrane-associated protein isoform X40, whose product MENQARVKESNDLSDTLSPSKEKSSDDTTDAQMDDQDLNEPIVKVALLKDELQGAQSETEAKQEIQQLHKELIEAQELARTSKQKCFELQALLEEERKAYRVQVEESNKQINALQAQLRRLQEEIENLRKEKENEISATRNELVSAQNEILSLQKVAERAASERDTDISTLQAELQTVRAELDRWRNDASDYEKEIVNLQSRFQLKCQQCEEQQREEASRLKDELEKLKAEWIALEAECAKLRKENSSLTSELQRQEKELSSSQKQSLALTSDISVLEMSRKELENQMGSLREKHQRDAASLKTQLSEAESQAKDFQKEYERTQTVLSELKAKYEVAEQQNQSLTEELKQCKENLKLLQEKGNNRQWPWMPVMAALVAVTAVVLYPGLTRASP is encoded by the exons ATGG AGAACCAAGCACGAGTTAAAGAATCGAACGATTTGTCTGACACCCTTAGCCcaagcaaggaaaaaagcagtGACGACACTACAG ATGCTCAAATGGATGACCAAGATCTAAATGAACCTATTGTCAAAGTAGCTCTTCTAAAAG ATGAATTGCAGGGTGCACAATCAGAGACTGAGGCTAAGCAAGAGATTCAGCAACTGCACAAGGAGCTGATTGAAGCCCAAGAGCTAGCTAGGACAAGTAAACAAAAGTGCTTTGAACTTCAAG CTCTCttggaagaagagagaaaagcataTCGAGTGCAAGTTGAAGAATCCAACAAGCAAATAAATGCTCTGCAAG CTCAGTTGCGAAGGTTACAAGAAGAAATTGAGAATCTTCGCaaggaaaaggagaatgaaATTTCAGCCACTCGAAATGAACTAGTCAGTGCTCAAAATGAGATTCTGTCACTTCAAAAAGTAGCAGAAAGAGCAGCCTCAGAACGAGACACAGATATTTCTACCTTGCAAGCTGAGCTGCAGACGGTGCGGGCGGAGCTGGACCGCTGGAGGAACGATGCCTCGgattatgaaaaagaaattgtcaATCTGCAATCCCGGTTTCAGCTCAAGTGCCAgcagtgtgaggagcagcagagggaagaggcCTCTCGCCTGAAAG ATGAACTTGAAAAGTTGAAGGCAGAGTGGATCGCTCTGGAAGCTGAATGTGCTAAACTGAGGAAGGAAAATAGTTCACTTACATCTGAACTTCAGCGACAAGAGAAGGAGCTTTCTAG ctctCAGAAACAGAGTTTAGCACTAACCAGCGATATAAGTGTTCTTGAAATGTCTCGGAAGGAACTTGAAAATCAGATGGGATCATTGAGAGAAAAACATCAGCGGGATGCAGCCAGTCTGAAAACTCAACTCAGTGAAGCTGAAAGTCAAGCAAAAGATTTTCAGAAAGAG TATGAAAGAACACAGACTGTGCTCTCAGAGCTGAAGGCCAAGTATGAGGTGGCTGAACAACAAAACCAGTCACTCACGGAGGAGCTCAAACAGTGTAAAGAAAACCTGAAGCTGCtacaagaaaaaggaaacaat AGACAATGGCCTTGGATGCCTGTGATGGCAGCTTTGGTTGCTGTAACAGCCGTGGTGCTGTACCCAGGCCTAACCAGAGCTTCTCCATGA
- the SLMAP gene encoding sarcolemmal membrane-associated protein isoform X41: MDDQDLNEPIVKVALLKDELQGAQSETEAKQEIQQLHKELIEAQELARTSKQKCFELQALLEEERKAYRVQVEESNKQINALQAQLRRLQEEIENLRKEKENEISATRNELVSAQNEILSLQKVAERAASERDTDISTLQAELQTVRAELDRWRNDASDYEKEIVNLQSRFQLKCQQCEEQQREEASRLKDELEKLKAEWIALEAECAKLRKENSSLTSELQRQEKELSSSQKQSLALTSDISVLEMSRKELENQMGSLREKHQRDAASLKTQLSEAESQAKDFQKEYERTQTVLSELKAKYEVAEQQNQSLTEELKQCKENLKLLQEKGNNRQWPWMPVMAALVAVTAVVLYPGLTRASP; encoded by the exons ATGGATGACCAAGATCTAAATGAACCTATTGTCAAAGTAGCTCTTCTAAAAG ATGAATTGCAGGGTGCACAATCAGAGACTGAGGCTAAGCAAGAGATTCAGCAACTGCACAAGGAGCTGATTGAAGCCCAAGAGCTAGCTAGGACAAGTAAACAAAAGTGCTTTGAACTTCAAG CTCTCttggaagaagagagaaaagcataTCGAGTGCAAGTTGAAGAATCCAACAAGCAAATAAATGCTCTGCAAG CTCAGTTGCGAAGGTTACAAGAAGAAATTGAGAATCTTCGCaaggaaaaggagaatgaaATTTCAGCCACTCGAAATGAACTAGTCAGTGCTCAAAATGAGATTCTGTCACTTCAAAAAGTAGCAGAAAGAGCAGCCTCAGAACGAGACACAGATATTTCTACCTTGCAAGCTGAGCTGCAGACGGTGCGGGCGGAGCTGGACCGCTGGAGGAACGATGCCTCGgattatgaaaaagaaattgtcaATCTGCAATCCCGGTTTCAGCTCAAGTGCCAgcagtgtgaggagcagcagagggaagaggcCTCTCGCCTGAAAG ATGAACTTGAAAAGTTGAAGGCAGAGTGGATCGCTCTGGAAGCTGAATGTGCTAAACTGAGGAAGGAAAATAGTTCACTTACATCTGAACTTCAGCGACAAGAGAAGGAGCTTTCTAG ctctCAGAAACAGAGTTTAGCACTAACCAGCGATATAAGTGTTCTTGAAATGTCTCGGAAGGAACTTGAAAATCAGATGGGATCATTGAGAGAAAAACATCAGCGGGATGCAGCCAGTCTGAAAACTCAACTCAGTGAAGCTGAAAGTCAAGCAAAAGATTTTCAGAAAGAG TATGAAAGAACACAGACTGTGCTCTCAGAGCTGAAGGCCAAGTATGAGGTGGCTGAACAACAAAACCAGTCACTCACGGAGGAGCTCAAACAGTGTAAAGAAAACCTGAAGCTGCtacaagaaaaaggaaacaat AGACAATGGCCTTGGATGCCTGTGATGGCAGCTTTGGTTGCTGTAACAGCCGTGGTGCTGTACCCAGGCCTAACCAGAGCTTCTCCATGA